A window of the Vigna angularis cultivar LongXiaoDou No.4 chromosome 3, ASM1680809v1, whole genome shotgun sequence genome harbors these coding sequences:
- the LOC108325760 gene encoding zeatin O-glucosyltransferase, translated as MASNGENLAQKNQVVVVLIPFPAQGHLNQLLHLSNLISSHNIPVHYVSTVTHIRQATLRHHKSISNIHFHAFDVPTFLSSSPNSNSSETDFPSHLIPSFEASMHLREPVGKLFQSLSSQAKRVIVIYDSLMGSVVQDATTMPNAENYTFHSSSAFTNFLYFWEEMGKPSLNEVLPEFPSDEGCFPTEFIDLITKQFELLKIGDGNIYNTSRAIEGPYIKLLENIEGGKKVWALGPLNPLAVEKKDSKVRHPCLEWLDKQEPDSVIYVSFGTTTTLKVEQIQKVATGLEQSKQKFIWVLRHADKGDIFDENEAKKLHLPNGFEERVKGMGVVVRDWAPQLEILSHPSTGGFMSHCGWNSCLESISLGVPMATWPMHSDQPRNAVLVTEVLKVGLVVKDWSQRKSLVSASVVENGVRRLMQTKEGDEMRERAVNLKKAFQISRDEGGDSRMEMKSFIAHITK; from the coding sequence ATGGCTTCCAATGGAGAAAATCTTGCTCAGAAAAACCAAGTGGTAGTGGTTCTGATACCTTTCCCTGCACAAGGCCATCTCAATCAGCTTCTGCATCTCTCAAACCTTATCTCATCACACAACATACCAGTTCATTATGTTTCCACTGTCACTCACATTCGCCAAGCCACTCTTCGTCACCACAAATCCATTTCTAACATTCATTTCCATGCCTTTGATGTTCCAACCTTTCTTTCCTCTTCTCCCAACTCAAACAGTTCAGAAACTGATTTCCCGTCTCATCTAATTCCTTCATTCGAGGCCTCCATGCATCTTCGAGAGCCTGTGGGAAAACTTTTTCAATCCCTCTCATCTCAAGCCAAAAGGGTCATAGTCATCTATGACTCCCTCATGGGATCAGTGGTACAAGATGCCACAACCATGCCAAATGCTGAGAATTACACTTTTCACAGCTCATCTGCTTTTACCAACTTCCTTTATTTTTGGGAGGAAATGGGGAAGCCTTCGCTTAATGAAGTCCTCCCGGAATTTCCTTCTGATGAAGGATGTTTTCCCACCGAGTTCATTGATCTCATTACTAAACAATTTGAATTACTCAAAATCGGTGATGGAAACATCTACAACACAAGCAGGGCCATTGAAGGTCCTTATATTAAGTTGCTGGAGAATATCGAAGGCGGCAAGAAGGTCTGGGCTCTGGGGCCTTTGAACCCTTTGGCCGTTGAGAAGAAAGATTCAAAAGTAAGGCATCCATGCTTGGAGTGGCTTGATAAACAAGAGCCAGATTCTGTGATATACGTGTCTTTTGGGACAACAACAACTTTGAAAGTGGAACAGATCCAAAAGGTTGCAACTGGGTTAGAACAAAGCAAACAGAAGTTCATCTGGGTGCTGAGACATGCTGATAAAGGGGACATCTttgatgaaaatgaagcaaaAAAACTTCATCTTCCAAATGGGTTCGAGGAGAGAGTGAAAGGCATGGGGGTGGTCGTCAGGGATTGGGCACCCCAATTGGAAATTCTGAGCCATCCTTCAACAGGGGGGTTTATGAGTCATTGTGGATGGAACTCGTGCTTAGAGAGCATATCCCTGGGGGTGCCAATGGCAACATGGCCCATGCACTCAGACCAGCCGAGAAACGCAGTTTTGGTGACAGAGGTTCTGAAGGTTGGATTGGTTGTGAAGGATTGGTCGCAGAGGAAGTCGTTGGTGAGTGCTTCAGTTGTTGAGAATGGTGTGAGAAGGTTGATGCAAACAAAGGAAGGTGATGAGATGAGAGAGAGAGCAGTAAATCTGAAAAAGGCCTTCCAAATATCAAGGGATGAAGGTGGAGATTCTCGCATGGAAATGAAATCTTTCATTGCCCATATCACTAAATAG